The genomic DNA GGCAAGGACTTCGTAGGTGGCTTGTGCGAGATACTCAGAAAACTGTTCGGTCACTTCCATCGGAAGTGCTTGCATTCCCGGAATTTGTTGCAGCATTTGGAAAAAATCCGACTCCTTAAACGCTCCCTTCAAACTATGGCGCAATAAGGCTTCCACGTCCGGCTGAACTTGAGGCAGCACTTTATAGATGGACAATTTTAGGACGCGATCGATAATGGCATCAACCTTATCAATATCGCTCACTCTCAAATAATTTTGGGGTTGCAGAATCGCTTGTGCGGCTTCTCCTGTATCCACCGCTTCCTGAGTTTGGTTGACTAGACGCAGCAGTAGAAAAGTTGAGGTTCGGTCTGCTAAATAAGCTGCCGGTTCGTGGGTAATTTGGGCGAGAATGCGCTGCATATTGACCAATCCCGATTTATGCAATCGCACCAAAACTGGAAGGAGGCGCAACCAACGCCAGGTGGGAAGCAGCATTAAACCGTCATACCAACGGCGCAAAATCGCATCGCCCCAACTCAACCCCTCGTAGCGCCGGGAGGACAGGAACGTTCTTCCCAAAAACTCTAGGGCAAAAAAAGCAATGAAATAGAGGTCAATTTGCCAAAAGTAATCGACAAACTGACCGTTTTCATCGATCGCGCGAAAATAAGCTACTGCTAAAAGCGGGCGAATTTTTTCATCGAAAAATGTCAAGGCATTGTCCCAACCCACCTGCGCTAAATAAGGCGAACTCCAGAACGTGGCAAATGCCTGTTGCGCCGAAGGGATATCCAGTTGATATTCCATGCGTCGCTTCAGCTTGGCAAATGTGGCAAACTTGTTGGCGACAGAGAAGGGATTTTCAGCAATTAGATCGGTGCTTTGCTGGCGCAGTTCTTTGAGAAGGGTTGCAGTGGGTGCTGCTTCGAGTCCTGATGTGGCAAATTGTTGTGTCGCGCGATCGACCGTATCGAGATAGCGTTGGGTATCGGGATGGGGTTCGATGCTCTTAATGGGATCGTAGTGATGAACGATCGCGGGAATATATCGTAAATAAACATCTCGCAGGGGAATATAACTGAGATTAAAGAAGACCAATAGCAAGTTCGCAACAGCAATCACAGCGACGAATTTGTGCCACCAACGCTTCCCATTAGTACTTTCGCGACTCGAAGCATCGCGTGCTGGGAAATCTGTATTTGCTTCGTTCATCATCCTCGTTTGTTAGTGTCTCTTAAATCCCTATCTTCCCAAATACCGAAACGTTTACCGCAACCGTCCCGACTTCAAAATACTCACCACCAACCACAACCCCAAAAGTGTTGCAACCGCAAAAAGAATATTACTCACCAGCGATAGCTGCGATGTTTGCGCGCCAGAGGAAATAATCGCCGCACCCATAATTAAAGACCCCACCAAAATGCTAAAAGAGAGACGATTGGCAGAATCATCAAGACTGCGGCGCAAGGGATCGAGTTCTTTAATCGTGAAATTCCATTTTAGGGTTTCCGAACTGAGGCGATCGAGTAATAGCTCAAATTGGCGGGGCGATCGCAAGGATAAACTTTTTAAATCCAATGCCGTTCTCAGCGCCGTTTGCAAGGGATTCTCGCCGAGAAGTTGGCGGCGGAACAAGTCTGTCATTAAAGGTTTGACTTCATCGAGAAAATTGACCTCCGGATCGAAACTCCGCGCGACTCCTTCTAAGTTTGCCAGGGCTTTGGCATACAAACCCATACTACTGGGCAAGCGAATGCTGTTATTGCGCGAGAGTTGCAGCACTTCGTAGAAGACTTCGCTGAAGTTAATTTGGGCAATGCTGAGGTTGTGATACTTGCGTAACATTCGATCGAAATCGCTTTCGAGTCGTTCCAAGCTTTGGGGTTGTCCGGATTCTGCCAGTTCTAAGGTGAGTTGACTGCATCGTTGCGCGTCGAGATCGACCACGGCGAGTAACATTTCTGTTAGAATTTGCTGCGATCGCGGATCGAGTCGTCCCACCATCCCACAGTCGAGTAAGGCAATTCTCCCATCGTCTAAATAAAAGAGATTTCCCGGATGGGGATCGGCGTGAAAAAAACCGTCGAGGTAAATTTGTTGCAGGAAGGCGCGGAAAAGAAGCGTTGTCACCTCTTGGCGCTGTTTGGCAAATTTTTCCTCTCGCCCGGATTTTGCCAATTCCGAATCGAGGAGGGGAACGCCATCCAACCATTCAATCGTCAAGACTTTTGGGGTTGTAACCTCCCAATAGACTTCGGGTACGACGACTCGCTTCGGGTCAAACCAACCCGTTTTGCTTAAGTTGCGGCGCAGTTGGTTGGTGTATTGTGCTTCGGTCGTGAAATCCAGTTCGGCTTTCAACGCCGTGGTAAATTCATCTGCCAAGGCAACGATATCGAAGTCTTTGCCAAATTCAGTCAGAGAGACTAACTCTGCAAGTCCTTTAATCAGCGCAATATCTTGACTCACAACGACCTCAATGCCGGGTCGCTGTACCTTCAGTGCCACTTCTCGTCCATTTCTCAGGGCGGCGCGGTGAACTTGACCGATTGACCCTGCCGCCACTGCCTGGGTATCTACGCGCGCAAAAATGGCTTCTATGGGTTGTTTTAATTCCTTTTGCAGTTGCAGCTCGACCTCAGACCAGGGAACGGGGGGAACGTTCGCCTGCAAGTCTGTGAGCTTATCGATATACTTCGCGGATAAAATGTCGGGACGGGTGGAGAGAAGTTGACCGAGTTTGACGTAAACGGGCCCCAATTCAATCAGGATGTTGCACAACACTTCAGGAGAGGGCAATCGCGGTTCGCCGGCTTTTCCCCCGGTGAGGAGTCCGCGCATATAGTCCCAGCCGTTGCGGAAGACAACTTCAATAATTTCACCTTGTCGGCCAGTATTTTTGGTAAGAGAGAACATAGGAGTGACTTGCGTTGGTGGGCTTGAGAGGGTGTTGGTAACGGGGTGAGAATTTTGACGTTAAGTTCTCCCTGTACGAGGATACAAATTTATGGAAAAAAAAACATCTTTCTTAATATAGAGGTTCAACTGTTGCAAGTTTGCGCGTCGGAATCCTTCTTAAGGGTCAGGCTTTGAGAAATTTAGCTCGGTTATACTATGGTCAATGATTCTGATGACTCGCGTACTCCCGAAAGTTAATCTTTTCGCGATATCGCGGCTTATGAGGTTTCATTCTTTCGATCTACATCGCCGTTCGGTGACTTGGAAAAAATTTTATTCTTTTCAACTCATCAGGTGCGGTCTAAATCTGCCACAGGTATATCAATGACAACACAAATTCCCCCAACTCGCGGTCAACTCGAACGCACGCTTTCTCAAAGAATTCAAGCATTTTATCGCAAGCATCTCGGACATCAACCCTCGCAAGTCACCTGCCAATTGTTCGACAACAAACTGGCAATCATCGTTGAGGACTCCGTAACTCCAGCAGAACAACTTCTGGTTCAAGAGGGTCAAGATGAACTTGCAGAACAGGTTCGAGCGAGTTTGGATAGTGCGATCCAATCTGAACTCCAAGAATTAATTGAGGCTATTTTGGCGGTTAAAGTGACTGATTTGCTCAGTGATGCCGCACTGGAAACCGGACGCACGGGAACGATTGCAATTCTGGCGAGTTCGCCACAGGTTCGCAGCCCACAAGCAAGCTCTAAAACCAGCAAGAAAAAACAGTCTAACGATCGTTGAGCGAGTAAACTCAAGCTTTATCCCGTTAATTTAATATCGGTTGTTACGCATTCTTGTAATCTTTTTAAATGGACAAATTTTCTCGATTTTTAAAAGTTGTTTGTGCAGAAGCAAATTTATCTCTTAAACTGCTCTAAGCCTTATGGAAATCAGCGATCTTCAGGGTGGGACTCAATTCTATAGTTATTGTTGAATAACAGAAATAGATTCGATATTTGCTCTTATTATAGTTAAATAAAGCCCCAAAAATACGAATAATAAATTGAAAATGAGAAACCCAAATTTAATATCCGAACCTTTGAAAACACGGCTTACCGAGCGAATTCAAGGGTTGTACGAGCAACAACTTCAGCACCAGCTTCATGAGGTTAGCTATAAACTTTCTGATAAAACCCTCGTTATTGTTATGGAGGGAACGCTGACCAAACCCGAACAGATTTTAATGGCGCGCGATCGCGCGGAATTAGCCCAACAGGTAAGAACGGTTCTCAACAGCGCCCTTAAACCCCAAATTTGCCAACTGGTTGAAGAGGTAATGGATGTGAGGGTTATTGATTTTCTTAGCGATACGACCATCAGTACTGGACGCACTGGCGCGATCGCGATTTTTGAATTTGAACAGAAATCTAAAGTATTTTCTCTTGCGAATTCACAGCGAGGTTAATCGCTCAAAAATTTAGCATTTTCAGATCGTTTTTTTTATCAAGGTGGCGAAGGAGCAAGCGTTCTAAATCTTCAATTAAATAGGGTTTAGTCAAACAATCATTAAAACCTGCTTGTTGGATTTGCTTGCGTTCTTTCTCCATTGCTAATCCGGTTATCGCGATCGCGCTTAACTGACGCTGAGGCAATGATTGCTTGAGAAGACACAGCAATTCGATCCCATTAATTTTTGGCATTACGATGTCGAGTAAGACGAGATTTGGGGGGTGTTTTTGAGATAAAATCAACGCCTCTTCTGCACTCGAAACAGTCATAAAATAACAACCGAAAGACTCAAGGATACACGCTAAAAGAACCAAGCTATCTTCGTCATCATCAACGGCTAAAACTAAAGGTGTTTCAGTGGTACGAGCGTAATAATTAGGGATGGAAAGCCCTACGTCCATTCTGTTCCTCCTGATAATTGAGAACAGACGAAGCATTCTCTATAAGTGGCATAAAATGGCACTTAAAATGGATTGGCTCGAACGACCTTGCTAAGTCTAGATTTCTTTGCTCTATCAATACAGAGGAAAGGAGTCTCTGAGCTAGGAAGGCGGCATCTATCTAAAATGGTAAATGAATTTTTGAGATTTTTTATCTTTTTCGTAAAGCTTAATAAAAAATTTCTTTGTCATAAGAAAAGATTATGGTAAAGCACAAAACTATTTATGACACTGAAAACCTCACTCTTAAAGGAAATCTAGAAAATTGAAAAGAAAAGTCTCCACTTAAATGGAGACAGTTTTTACGACTTGACTTTTGGGGTTATGGTGTGCTTTGGGGCGTTGTTGATTCTCTACCCTGGGATGCAGGTTGATTATCCGGTGCGGTTTCAGTCTGGGGTGATTGAGGCTGTTCGGGAGAGCGACTAGGTGCTTCGCGTTCTGGTGCTGAAGGTTGAGGCACATTCACTTCAACTTCAGGAGCGGGGGTATTCACTTCAACGTCGGGTGCAGGTGAGGGTTGTTGTTGAGGAGCGGGAACAACTTCCTTCGTTTTCTCAATCGTTCTTTCAATAATGGTTGTATTATTCTCTGGCGTAGGCTGTTCTGCATTTTCGTCCTCTTCCTTTTCAACAGGGACGGGAACAGCCGTGGGAACAGTCGGCTCGCTCCGTTGGCTCTCCGTGAACAAAAAGGCTAATCCCCCTACGATGGCAATTAAAGCAGCGAGTAACAAACCAAGGAGCAATCCGCGAGAGGCGTTTTCATTGTCGCGAACGCGCTGATTTTCTTGTTGTGCGAGTTCTTCTTGTTTGCGCAGGCGGTCTTCGGCGATTTGACCGCTCGTATAACCGTCGCGATAGGCAACCTCTTCATTCGTTGCGGGTCTGGCATTAACAGTTTCGTTTAAGGGTTCGTCTGGATTGGGTTTTTGAGGATCGTTGTTTATATTTGTCATAATTTCTCTGTCTCAATTTAAAAAATGGGTTGATTATTGTCAGAAACCCCAAAAAACATCTTTACTTCCTATTGAAGAGGATTAGGGTAAGGAAGTCATCTAGCAAAAGATAGATTTTTCCAATATTGCCCATAAAAATTTTCTCTTCCTTTCAGAAGAGGTGTGGGTCTATCTTAAGAGGGAGTCAGAGGGGAGTTTAGGAACCAACCAAGGGAGAAGT from Lusitaniella coriacea LEGE 07157 includes the following:
- a CDS encoding ABC1 kinase family protein produces the protein MFSLTKNTGRQGEIIEVVFRNGWDYMRGLLTGGKAGEPRLPSPEVLCNILIELGPVYVKLGQLLSTRPDILSAKYIDKLTDLQANVPPVPWSEVELQLQKELKQPIEAIFARVDTQAVAAGSIGQVHRAALRNGREVALKVQRPGIEVVVSQDIALIKGLAELVSLTEFGKDFDIVALADEFTTALKAELDFTTEAQYTNQLRRNLSKTGWFDPKRVVVPEVYWEVTTPKVLTIEWLDGVPLLDSELAKSGREEKFAKQRQEVTTLLFRAFLQQIYLDGFFHADPHPGNLFYLDDGRIALLDCGMVGRLDPRSQQILTEMLLAVVDLDAQRCSQLTLELAESGQPQSLERLESDFDRMLRKYHNLSIAQINFSEVFYEVLQLSRNNSIRLPSSMGLYAKALANLEGVARSFDPEVNFLDEVKPLMTDLFRRQLLGENPLQTALRTALDLKSLSLRSPRQFELLLDRLSSETLKWNFTIKELDPLRRSLDDSANRLSFSILVGSLIMGAAIISSGAQTSQLSLVSNILFAVATLLGLWLVVSILKSGRLR
- a CDS encoding DUF2294 domain-containing protein; the protein is MTTQIPPTRGQLERTLSQRIQAFYRKHLGHQPSQVTCQLFDNKLAIIVEDSVTPAEQLLVQEGQDELAEQVRASLDSAIQSELQELIEAILAVKVTDLLSDAALETGRTGTIAILASSPQVRSPQASSKTSKKKQSNDR
- a CDS encoding DUF2294 domain-containing protein; the encoded protein is MKTRLTERIQGLYEQQLQHQLHEVSYKLSDKTLVIVMEGTLTKPEQILMARDRAELAQQVRTVLNSALKPQICQLVEEVMDVRVIDFLSDTTISTGRTGAIAIFEFEQKSKVFSLANSQRG
- a CDS encoding response regulator — translated: MDVGLSIPNYYARTTETPLVLAVDDDEDSLVLLACILESFGCYFMTVSSAEEALILSQKHPPNLVLLDIVMPKINGIELLCLLKQSLPQRQLSAIAITGLAMEKERKQIQQAGFNDCLTKPYLIEDLERLLLRHLDKKNDLKMLNF